A genomic region of Pontibaca methylaminivorans contains the following coding sequences:
- the aroB gene encoding 3-dehydroquinate synthase, whose product MRERVHVPLGERAYDVEIGPGLIAEAGDLIAPLLVRRRVAVLSDETVAGLYLDPLREGLARAGIAMEALALPPGEATKGWPEFTRAVEWLLGQRVERRDVVIALGGGVIGDLAGFAAAVLRRGVRFVQIPTSLLAQVDSSVGGKTGINSAHGKNLIGAFHQPSLVLADTGALGTLTPRDFIAGYGEVVKYGLLGDAEFFAWLEQEGPRLAGGDMAARVAAVRRSVQMKADIVARDETEQGDRALLNLGHTFCHALEAATGYSDRLLHGEGVAIGCALAFDLSARLGLCPQEEPSRVRAHLRDMGMKTDLADIAGPLPDAEGLLSLMAQDKKVVDGQLRFVLARGIGKAFVTSDVPPGVVRGLLDEGLSARG is encoded by the coding sequence ATGAGAGAGCGGGTCCATGTGCCCCTTGGCGAACGCGCCTATGATGTCGAGATCGGCCCCGGCCTGATCGCCGAGGCCGGCGACCTGATCGCGCCGCTGCTGGTGCGCCGCCGCGTGGCCGTCCTGAGCGACGAGACCGTCGCCGGGCTTTACCTTGATCCGCTGCGCGAGGGACTGGCGCGGGCCGGGATCGCGATGGAGGCGCTCGCGCTTCCGCCGGGGGAGGCGACCAAGGGCTGGCCCGAATTCACCCGCGCGGTGGAATGGCTGCTCGGGCAGCGGGTCGAACGCCGCGATGTGGTGATCGCGCTCGGCGGCGGGGTGATCGGCGATCTTGCCGGATTTGCCGCGGCGGTGCTGCGCCGGGGCGTGCGCTTCGTGCAGATCCCGACCTCGCTTCTTGCGCAGGTGGACAGTTCGGTCGGCGGCAAGACCGGGATCAACTCCGCCCATGGCAAGAACCTGATCGGTGCCTTTCACCAGCCCTCGCTCGTGCTTGCGGATACCGGCGCGCTTGGCACGCTCACGCCGCGCGATTTCATCGCCGGCTATGGCGAGGTGGTGAAATACGGCCTGCTCGGCGATGCGGAGTTCTTTGCCTGGCTGGAACAGGAGGGGCCGCGGCTGGCCGGTGGCGACATGGCGGCGCGGGTCGCGGCGGTCAGGCGCTCGGTGCAGATGAAGGCCGATATCGTCGCCCGCGACGAGACCGAACAGGGCGATCGCGCGCTGCTGAACCTCGGGCATACCTTCTGCCATGCGCTCGAGGCCGCGACCGGCTATTCCGACCGGCTGCTGCATGGCGAGGGCGTGGCGATCGGCTGCGCGCTGGCCTTTGACCTGTCGGCGCGGCTTGGCCTGTGCCCGCAGGAAGAGCCGAGCCGCGTGCGCGCCCATCTGCGCGACATGGGGATGAAGACCGACCTTGCCGATATCGCCGGCCCCCTGCCGGATGCGGAGGGGCTGCTTTCGCTCATGGCGCAGGACAAGAAGGTGGTGGACGGGCAACTGCGCTTTGTGCTGGCGCGCGGCATCGGCAAGGCTTTCGTCACTTCGGACGTGCCCCCCGGGGTGGTGCGCGGTCTGCTGGACGAGGGGCTTTCGGCCCGCGGCTGA
- a CDS encoding shikimate kinase, translated as MREIEQSPNPGSMGTNPGRLRKTVAMVGMMGAGKTAVGRALAARLGVPFLDSDAEIEAAANMSIPEIFARDGEAFFRARETEVIDRLMRAEAPVILSTGGGAFLSGRNREIIARNGVALWLQAELDVLWERVRHRNTRPLLQTADPQATLARLYGERVPFYAKAELAVRSGRRIPIETMVDRVIEKLATRPDVLETGGAAPGGEQ; from the coding sequence ATGCGCGAGATCGAACAGAGCCCGAATCCGGGCAGCATGGGGACAAATCCCGGCCGCCTCAGGAAAACCGTGGCCATGGTCGGCATGATGGGGGCGGGCAAGACCGCGGTGGGGCGCGCCCTTGCGGCGCGGCTCGGCGTGCCCTTTCTCGACAGCGATGCCGAGATCGAGGCGGCGGCGAACATGAGCATCCCCGAAATCTTTGCCCGCGACGGCGAGGCCTTCTTTCGCGCGCGCGAAACCGAAGTCATCGACCGGCTCATGCGGGCAGAGGCGCCGGTGATCCTTTCGACCGGCGGCGGCGCGTTCCTGTCCGGCCGGAATCGCGAGATCATCGCCCGCAACGGGGTCGCGCTCTGGCTGCAGGCCGAGCTTGACGTGCTGTGGGAGCGGGTGCGCCACCGCAATACCCGTCCGCTCCTGCAGACGGCCGATCCGCAGGCCACGCTTGCGCGCCTTTACGGCGAACGTGTGCCGTTCTACGCCAAGGCGGAACTCGCCGTGCGCTCGGGGCGCCGGATCCCGATCGAGACCATGGTTGACCGGGTGATCGAAAAGCTCGCCACGCGGCCGGATGTGCTGGAAACGGGCGGGGCGGCGCCCGGCGGGGAACAATGA